Proteins from one Bacteroides mediterraneensis genomic window:
- a CDS encoding peptide MFS transporter — MFNKHPKGLIPAALSNMGERFGYYIMNAVLVLFLCSKFGISEEKSTLIYSFFYAGIYLLSLVGGLIADRKQNYKGTIMAGLVVMAVGYIALSIPITANAGNTSWLLTLTCIALFFIAFGNGLFKGNLQAIVGQMYDDLEAEAAQKGEKELIEAKSKRDSGFQIFYVFINIGGLIAPFIAPLLRSWWLSAHNMVYNAGLPALCHEYIAKGADGMSAEAMGNLNQLMSQCVGATTDMAASCAQYLQIFNEGIHYSFLASVAAMLISLIIFFVTKRQFPNPGKKEAAAAVTYSAEEKAAMAKEIKQRLYALFAVLGVVIFFWFSFHQNGTSLSLFARDFVDTSTIAPEIWQAVNPFFVITLTPVIMMIFGSLSRRGKEISTPRKIAIGMLIAGLAYLFLSAYSLIMGYPSAAEYRELPIDQQVKAGAWVLIVLYFLLTVAELFISPLGLSFVSKVAPKHLLGLCQGLWLGATAVGNLLLWIGPLMYNAIPIGYCWAIFMIVCLISMGVMLFMVKWLERVAK, encoded by the coding sequence ATGTTTAACAAGCATCCTAAAGGTCTGATACCTGCTGCACTTTCTAACATGGGGGAGCGTTTCGGCTACTACATCATGAATGCCGTGCTGGTATTGTTTCTTTGTTCTAAATTTGGTATAAGTGAGGAAAAAAGTACACTTATCTATTCATTCTTTTATGCAGGTATCTATCTGTTAAGTCTTGTTGGGGGTCTGATAGCCGACAGAAAGCAGAATTATAAAGGTACAATCATGGCCGGTCTCGTGGTCATGGCTGTGGGATATATTGCATTATCTATTCCTATTACTGCCAATGCAGGCAATACATCATGGTTGCTTACACTTACTTGTATTGCCTTGTTCTTCATCGCATTTGGTAATGGTCTGTTCAAGGGAAACCTTCAGGCCATTGTAGGTCAGATGTACGATGACCTTGAAGCAGAGGCTGCACAGAAGGGAGAAAAGGAACTGATTGAAGCCAAGAGCAAGAGAGATTCCGGATTCCAGATATTTTATGTATTTATCAATATTGGTGGACTTATCGCTCCGTTTATCGCTCCTCTGTTGAGAAGCTGGTGGCTGAGTGCACACAATATGGTCTACAATGCAGGCCTTCCTGCTCTGTGCCATGAATATATAGCGAAAGGTGCAGACGGTATGTCGGCTGAGGCTATGGGCAACTTGAATCAGCTGATGTCACAGTGCGTAGGTGCAACTACCGATATGGCTGCTTCTTGCGCACAATATTTGCAGATATTTAATGAAGGTATCCATTATTCATTTTTGGCATCTGTAGCCGCAATGCTTATTTCTTTGATTATCTTCTTTGTGACCAAGCGTCAGTTCCCAAATCCGGGAAAGAAAGAAGCCGCAGCTGCTGTTACTTATTCCGCAGAAGAAAAGGCTGCCATGGCGAAGGAAATTAAGCAGCGTCTTTACGCTTTGTTTGCAGTGCTGGGTGTGGTTATTTTCTTCTGGTTCTCATTCCATCAGAACGGTACTTCACTTTCACTCTTTGCGAGAGACTTCGTTGATACATCTACAATTGCTCCGGAAATATGGCAGGCAGTGAATCCTTTCTTTGTGATTACATTGACTCCGGTCATCATGATGATTTTCGGTTCTCTTTCAAGAAGAGGCAAGGAAATTTCTACTCCGCGTAAGATTGCCATCGGTATGCTCATTGCAGGTTTGGCTTATCTCTTCTTGTCTGCATATTCACTCATTATGGGTTATCCTTCTGCTGCAGAATATCGAGAACTTCCTATTGACCAGCAGGTAAAAGCTGGTGCATGGGTGTTGATTGTTCTTTACTTCCTGCTTACGGTAGCTGAGTTGTTTATCTCTCCACTTGGATTGTCATTCGTTTCGAAGGTGGCTCCAAAGCATCTTTTAGGACTTTGCCAGGGATTGTGGCTTGGTGCAACAGCTGTAGGTAATCTTCTGTTGTGGATTGGTCCTCTTATGTATAATGCCATTCCTATTGGATATTGCTGGGCTATTTTCATGATTGTATGCCTCATTTCAATGGGAGTCATGCTGTTCATGGTAAAATGGCTGGAACGTGTAGCAAAATAA
- a CDS encoding ribonuclease P — protein sequence MFEYDEQTEIIGVRSTLHEAYKGYTEGTIVGYFGLKIIVQLDNGKEIVEYRDDVSIYD from the coding sequence ATGTTTGAATACGACGAACAGACAGAAATCATTGGTGTAAGATCCACTTTGCACGAAGCGTACAAAGGCTATACAGAGGGAACGATTGTGGGCTACTTCGGACTTAAAATTATTGTACAGCTCGACAACGGTAAGGAGATAGTCGAATACCGTGATGACGTATCGATTTACGATTGA
- a CDS encoding LuxR family transcriptional regulator, translating into MKLNHYMGVIACISLLLLGSCNSEYSESRNFDDIIFQIENDPQSYLLKLDTINMNCVKNKRDAVHFILAAITLSYTDNNYYPSKSVLERCIQIFKKEKMIQPYLETLYLLAETYKKENDITKEVHTIETAINIARQEYDQEWLFYLYSYLGEMYIRQFNTLNFIKYQTLANQCIKDVNFQNMSISTQIQVAKSFLYLDRYKVSYEKLNEIEKHLGKKNIFLSEIKRLQGIALYKMQHWDACIEKLKESVVEETSIEHKFTCFAILTYCYYRKKDLLNAEKYKYLAIENSINGGNVFAEIEFYTLCAEFAQLNRDAGEQIKCFNKLKEKYEMAFDCLNGESLDKAIQAYTNICEKQSIYRQIAIYKYILIGLLLVLCVSLVIYIQLRRKQVYRILALQQQINSLDNLRNVKNEVKEFILRDFEIAKKIAILRSTQQVQSARFLKDLEKYHIIDENYLLGTQWEQFYNHIDLSFDGFYSKLIQKYPMLNDKEVQLCCMLVSGFKTEEIAAIWMNSVFSVHKYKTNIRKKIGIPEGGDIILFLVEKLDL; encoded by the coding sequence ATGAAACTGAATCACTATATGGGTGTAATAGCATGTATTTCCTTGTTATTGCTTGGTTCTTGTAATTCTGAATATTCGGAAAGTAGAAATTTTGATGATATAATTTTTCAGATAGAAAATGATCCACAATCCTATTTGTTAAAGTTAGATACGATAAACATGAATTGCGTAAAGAATAAAAGAGATGCGGTTCATTTTATATTAGCTGCAATCACACTCAGTTATACGGATAATAATTATTATCCATCAAAGAGTGTGTTGGAAAGGTGCATTCAGATTTTTAAGAAAGAAAAAATGATTCAGCCATACCTTGAAACTTTATATCTTCTTGCGGAAACCTATAAAAAAGAAAATGATATAACAAAAGAAGTCCATACCATAGAAACCGCAATAAATATTGCTAGACAAGAATATGACCAAGAATGGCTTTTTTATCTTTACAGCTATCTCGGTGAAATGTATATCAGGCAATTTAATACCTTGAATTTTATTAAATACCAGACTCTTGCCAATCAATGCATAAAGGATGTAAATTTTCAAAATATGAGTATATCAACTCAAATACAAGTTGCCAAAAGCTTTCTATATTTAGATCGATATAAAGTCTCATACGAAAAATTGAATGAAATAGAAAAACATCTTGGTAAGAAGAATATATTTTTAAGTGAAATAAAACGTCTGCAGGGAATTGCCTTATACAAAATGCAGCATTGGGATGCTTGTATAGAAAAGCTGAAAGAATCTGTAGTTGAGGAAACATCCATTGAACATAAATTCACATGTTTCGCAATTTTGACATACTGTTATTATCGTAAAAAGGACTTGTTAAATGCAGAAAAATATAAGTATCTGGCGATAGAGAATAGTATAAATGGAGGAAATGTCTTTGCAGAAATAGAATTCTATACGTTGTGTGCAGAGTTTGCTCAGTTAAATCGTGATGCAGGCGAACAAATAAAATGCTTTAACAAGCTAAAGGAGAAATATGAAATGGCATTTGATTGCCTGAATGGAGAATCATTGGATAAAGCGATACAGGCCTATACAAATATTTGTGAGAAACAAAGTATTTATAGACAGATAGCCATTTATAAATACATTCTGATAGGACTTCTCTTAGTATTATGCGTATCTTTGGTGATATATATACAGCTCCGGAGAAAGCAAGTTTATAGGATTCTCGCTTTGCAACAACAGATTAATTCTTTGGATAACCTTAGAAATGTAAAAAATGAAGTCAAAGAATTTATTTTGCGTGATTTTGAGATAGCAAAGAAGATAGCAATTTTGCGCTCAACGCAGCAAGTGCAGAGTGCAAGATTTCTTAAGGATTTAGAAAAGTATCATATAATAGATGAGAATTATTTGCTAGGTACACAGTGGGAACAGTTTTATAATCATATAGATCTATCTTTTGATGGGTTCTACTCAAAACTTATTCAGAAATATCCTATGCTGAATGACAAAGAAGTCCAGTTGTGTTGCATGCTTGTTTCTGGATTCAAGACAGAAGAGATTGCTGCCATTTGGATGAATAGTGTCTTTTCAGTACATAAGTACAAAACTAATATTAGAAAAAAAATTGGTATTCCTGAAGGTGGAGATATTATCTTATTTTTAGTTGAAAAACTAGACTTATAA